The following coding sequences are from one Epilithonimonas vandammei window:
- a CDS encoding T9SS type A sorting domain-containing protein, protein MKKFTFLFVMCCSFINAQFTTPNNGTTYTLASLSAAAPNVLQDKGTFYMMMDDITISATDKLIIDQNTTLSVYSDKTLYVFGEYKTTATNFLINSVDSGFPFKGIRFEDGSVVEMRNTRVDYGGGIRVLTANFLMDNCIVYKNYGGVSTSGALGFSKGSPVVTNSQFIENAKAAFGSAANATVSATFANNYLFGNVTDNSNTPQINMGPGGVDSLKVINNTIIGDRTKIMVGGISASALAGGTNRFRIEGNTIRDNRYGITSYASTSTGIIKNNIIENNNTQNNPNLGGSGISIYGAKDVVITGNQIRGNLWGITILSNGTAILGTEEKHGNNIFKNNGNNGTTTAFFNNTPNTVNAIGNCWREDELSNDKMVQAVIGSLNPNTVHFKPYNCAEIMAVSDVSKSKLSVYPNPSKNHFFLETENAGNIMIQDISGKVVFSSIVNKGKNEINTNLQSGVYIITQQSEGKKSNTKLIIK, encoded by the coding sequence TTTTTATATGATGATGGATGACATCACCATTTCTGCAACAGATAAACTGATTATCGACCAAAACACAACTTTGAGTGTCTATTCTGACAAAACACTGTATGTCTTTGGCGAGTATAAAACTACAGCAACTAATTTTTTGATTAACTCTGTAGATTCTGGTTTTCCTTTTAAAGGAATTCGTTTTGAAGACGGATCTGTTGTAGAGATGCGAAACACAAGAGTAGATTATGGTGGTGGAATCCGAGTTTTAACAGCCAATTTCCTGATGGACAATTGTATTGTTTATAAAAACTATGGAGGTGTTTCTACCAGTGGTGCTCTTGGTTTTTCAAAAGGAAGTCCTGTTGTAACCAATTCTCAGTTTATAGAAAATGCAAAAGCAGCTTTTGGGTCTGCTGCTAATGCTACAGTTTCTGCAACGTTTGCCAACAACTATCTTTTTGGTAATGTAACAGACAATAGCAATACTCCTCAGATTAATATGGGGCCCGGTGGTGTAGATTCTTTAAAAGTAATTAACAATACTATAATTGGTGACCGTACAAAAATTATGGTTGGCGGAATTTCTGCTTCGGCTTTGGCTGGTGGTACAAATAGATTCAGAATTGAAGGTAATACGATCAGAGATAACCGCTACGGAATCACCTCTTATGCTTCAACCTCAACAGGTATTATCAAAAATAATATTATTGAGAATAACAATACCCAAAACAACCCCAATCTCGGAGGAAGCGGAATCTCTATCTATGGTGCTAAAGATGTTGTAATCACAGGTAATCAAATCAGAGGTAACCTTTGGGGGATTACAATCTTGAGTAATGGAACTGCAATCTTAGGAACTGAAGAAAAACATGGTAATAATATTTTCAAAAACAATGGTAATAATGGAACTACGACCGCTTTCTTCAACAACACTCCTAATACTGTAAACGCTATCGGTAACTGCTGGAGAGAAGATGAACTTTCTAATGACAAAATGGTACAAGCTGTTATCGGAAGCTTAAATCCAAATACAGTTCATTTCAAACCCTATAATTGTGCAGAAATAATGGCTGTTTCTGATGTTTCAAAATCAAAACTGAGCGTTTACCCTAATCCAAGTAAAAACCATTTCTTTTTGGAAACAGAAAATGCTGGAAACATCATGATTCAGGACATTAGCGGAAAAGTTGTTTTCTCTTCTATTGTTAATAAAGGCAAAAACGAAATCAATACTAATTTACAATCAGGAGTTTATATCATCACACAACAATCGGAAGGTAAAAAATCAAACACCAAATTGATTATTAAATAA
- a CDS encoding helix-turn-helix domain-containing protein, protein MQPKVKLLREDKNLTQTELAEKSGLSLRTIQRIESGNIPKGFTLKAIAQTLEIEPENLFSKEEENIQIDRAKLINFSALTGLIIPFGGIIFPAILTYRTQDSVNRELGKSVIGVQIILAFVISVLLILSPFIQHWFSIRFPLFLVPLMAFIILKLWIVIKNGISLNQTNQLSIKLKNNFL, encoded by the coding sequence ATGCAACCCAAAGTCAAACTTCTCCGCGAAGACAAAAACCTAACTCAAACCGAGCTAGCGGAGAAATCTGGACTTTCGTTAAGAACCATTCAAAGGATTGAGTCCGGAAATATCCCTAAAGGTTTTACGTTAAAAGCCATTGCACAGACTTTGGAAATTGAACCTGAAAATCTGTTTTCAAAAGAAGAAGAAAATATCCAAATCGACAGAGCAAAACTCATCAATTTTTCTGCTTTGACAGGGTTGATTATTCCATTTGGAGGAATTATTTTTCCAGCAATTCTGACTTACAGAACTCAGGATTCTGTGAATCGTGAATTGGGAAAAAGTGTGATTGGCGTTCAGATTATTTTGGCGTTTGTCATTTCGGTTTTGTTGATTCTTAGTCCATTCATTCAGCATTGGTTTTCTATCCGATTTCCATTATTTTTAGTTCCGTTGATGGCTTTTATCATCCTCAAACTTTGGATTGTCATCAAAAACGGAATCAGCCTCAACCAAACCAACCAACTTTCTATAAAACTGAAAAACAACTTCTTATAA
- a CDS encoding helix-turn-helix domain-containing protein: MKISIKNMVCNRCIAAVESILEEFKIDINQITLGEVETKNEISDKELQALSLKLKSTGFEILEDSTKKQIEKIKTLIIQIISDEDLGDDFILSEFLSSELHKDYSSISKLFSQNENVTLEQYFILQKIEKVKELLLYKELNLTEISQKLGYKSVQHLSNQFKKITGFSPTQFLNSKEKKRIALDKI; the protein is encoded by the coding sequence ATGAAAATCTCGATTAAAAATATGGTTTGCAACCGTTGCATTGCTGCGGTGGAATCGATATTGGAGGAATTTAAAATTGACATCAATCAGATTACATTAGGCGAAGTTGAAACCAAAAATGAGATTTCTGACAAAGAACTTCAAGCTTTGAGTCTGAAACTTAAATCCACTGGCTTTGAAATTCTGGAAGATTCTACTAAAAAACAAATCGAGAAAATCAAAACTTTGATTATTCAGATAATTTCGGATGAAGATTTGGGTGACGATTTTATTCTGTCAGAATTTCTGAGTTCCGAATTACACAAAGATTACAGTTCTATTTCCAAGCTTTTTTCTCAGAACGAAAATGTAACTTTGGAGCAATATTTCATACTTCAAAAGATTGAAAAAGTAAAAGAACTGTTACTTTACAAAGAATTGAATTTGACCGAGATTTCCCAAAAATTGGGTTATAAAAGTGTTCAGCATCTTTCTAATCAGTTCAAAAAAATCACAGGCTTCTCTCCTACTCAGTTTCTGAATTCTAAGGAGAAAAAGAGGATTGCGTTGGATAAAATATAA